Below is a genomic region from Amycolatopsis sp. 195334CR.
CCGGTGTAGGCGAGGTGGGCCAGGTGGTCGTACAGGTCGACCTCGACCTCCGGCGGCGCCTCGCTCTGCCCGGCGCACAGCTTCGGCACGTCGGCGGCGGTGATCGAGCGCACCGCGCCCGCGTCGGTCAGCTGGGCCCGCGCGGCCGGCTCCGGCAGCAGCGGGCTGACCGGCACGAAGGTGCCCCCGGCCAGCAGCGTGCCGTAGTAGGCGACCGGGTAGGCCAGGCAGTTCGGCATGCGCAGGGCCACCGGGTCGCCGGGGGAGAGGCCGTCGGCGAGCAGGCCGTTGGCGAAGGCGGCGGCCGCCTGGCCGAGTTCGCGGAAGGTGATCCGCTCGCCCTCGTGGACGAAGGCGGGGCGGTCGCCGAAGCGGCGGGCCGAGCCGGCCAGGATGGCGGGCACGCCCACCTCGGGGTAGTCCAGCGACGGGCCGAATCCGGGCAGCCAGGTGTCGGGCATGGGGACACTCCTTTGTGGACAACACCGTCCGGGGAGGCACACACGAGCCTGACCGCATGAAACACCACGGCGATCTGTTTCACAACCACCGCGCCGGCCTACCGGACCGCGACCGGTGTCCCTTCGACGAGGACTCCCAGCAGCTTGGCCGCCGCTTCCAGGTTCGGTTTCCCGGCCGCGACCACGTCGGAGTAGAGGAAGGATTCGCCCAGACGCACCAACGCGAAGCTGAGCGAGTCGAGGTCGACCACCGGGGTGAACCCGCCGTCGGCGACGTCGCGGGCGAGCAGGTCCCGGTAGGCGGCGATCACCCTGGGCTGGACCCGGCCGTGCGGGTCGGTGAGCACCCGGATCGCCGTGGTCGGCTCGTTGTCCAGCAGCACGTGCAGCCCGCTCGCGGTGGCCACGTCCGAGCGGTACCAGCCCATCACGGTCAGGCAGCGCAGGCGGCCCCCGGCGTCGCGCACCACCGGGCCCTCGGTCTGCTCCCACCGGCGGACCGCCCTGGCCAGGGTGCGCTCGGACATCCGCCAGAGCGCGTCGCCGAGCAGGTCCTCGCGGTTGCCGACGCGGCGGAACAGGGTGGCCCGGGAGATGCCCGCCTCGGCGGCGAGCGCGCCCAGGTCCAGCCGTTCCCCGCGCGCCAGCTTGCGCGCGGCCAGGCGGACGAGCTCCTCGGGTGCGGTCACGACCGGAAAGCGTAACCGGCTGCCCGTGCCGGGGCGCGCCGCCGGAAGCCGGGTGGCGGGCTGGCGATTTCACCGATGCCGGGCGGGCGCGCCGGGTGCCACAGTCAGCACGGTCCGTCACCGATCCACCCCGAAGGAGCACAACGAAGTGCGCAGACGACTCACCGGTGCCGCGCTCGCCCTCGCGCTGGGCGCCGCGGCGTTCGCCGCCCCCGCCGCGGGCGCCGCCGAGAACCCGTACGAACGCGGTCCCGCCCCGACCAACTCCAGCATCGAGGCCACCACCGGCCCGTTCGCCACCGCCGAGAGCAGCGTGTCCAGCCTGGTCACCGGGTTCGGCGGCGGCACCGTCTACTACCCGACGAGCACCAGCGAGGGCACCTACGGCGCGCTCGCCATCTCGCCGGGGTTCACCGCCACCCAGTCCAGCATCTCGTGGATGGGCAGGCGGCTGGCCTCGCAGGGGTTCGTGGTGATCACCATCGACACGAACACCATCTACGACCAGCCGGACAGCCGTGGTGACCAGCTGCTCGCCGCGCTGGACTACCTGACCCAGCAGAGCCCCACCA
It encodes:
- a CDS encoding QsdR family transcriptional regulator, which codes for MTAPEELVRLAARKLARGERLDLGALAAEAGISRATLFRRVGNREDLLGDALWRMSERTLARAVRRWEQTEGPVVRDAGGRLRCLTVMGWYRSDVATASGLHVLLDNEPTTAIRVLTDPHGRVQPRVIAAYRDLLARDVADGGFTPVVDLDSLSFALVRLGESFLYSDVVAAGKPNLEAAAKLLGVLVEGTPVAVR